From Blastochloris viridis, one genomic window encodes:
- a CDS encoding YgaP family membrane protein, translated as MTLDRIVMAFAGTMVLISLALAHFVSPWWLLLTAFVGVNLLQASFTGFCPLVVVLRKFGVSPGAAF; from the coding sequence ATGACGCTCGATCGCATCGTGATGGCCTTTGCGGGCACGATGGTCCTTATCAGCCTGGCTCTGGCGCACTTCGTCAGCCCGTGGTGGCTGCTGCTGACCGCCTTTGTCGGCGTCAACCTGTTGCAGGCCTCGTTCACCGGGTTCTGCCCGCTGGTCGTCGTTCTCCGAAAGTTCGGCGTTTCGCCCGGCGCGGCGTTCTGA
- a CDS encoding ABC transporter permease subunit has product MSPRLALGAFVAALVLVPLVPGLPVFWITLLGNIGLAALVAMGLVLLTGVGGMTSFGQAAFCGFGAYATAVLSTHYGWSPWLALPVSLLVSGSAAVVLGLVTVRLSGHFLPLSTMAWGLSLYYLFGKIEMLGRHDGISAIPPLSLAGFELTDPRAIHYVIWGTVIAAAILTLHLLDSRIGRAIRALRRGQLAAESFGINVARIKLIVFVYAALLAGLSGWLYAHVQRTVTPTPFGISAGIEYLFMAVLGGAGQIWGAIVGAGLVTLLKEALQRLVPALFGNSVQIEGVVFGIALVALLQFAREGLWPHLARILPAPVRLAPKAAEALARRAFGGDRNRPLLVLDAARKQFAGLVAVNDVSFKVGRGEIVALIGPNGAGKSTTFNLITGVTKLTAGTVRFDEAPISGTSPQVIARHGIARTFQHVKLNPDMTVLENVALGAHLRGRAGLMAAMLRLDRRDEARLLAEAACQIERIGLAEHMMKPAGSLALGQQRMVEIARALAMDPELLLLDEPAAGLRHFEKAALADLLARLRAEGMSILLVEHDMGFVMGLTDHIVVLDFGTKIAEGPPDAIKTHPAVLEAYLGGAA; this is encoded by the coding sequence ATGAGCCCGCGTCTCGCACTCGGCGCATTTGTCGCCGCCCTCGTTCTCGTTCCGCTGGTGCCCGGCCTGCCGGTGTTCTGGATCACCTTGCTCGGCAATATCGGCCTTGCCGCGCTGGTGGCGATGGGCCTGGTGCTGCTCACCGGGGTCGGCGGCATGACCTCGTTCGGCCAGGCCGCGTTTTGCGGGTTCGGCGCCTACGCCACGGCCGTGCTGTCCACCCACTACGGCTGGTCGCCATGGCTGGCGCTGCCGGTGTCGCTGCTGGTGTCCGGCAGCGCGGCGGTGGTGCTGGGGCTGGTCACAGTGCGGCTGTCCGGCCATTTCCTGCCGCTCAGCACCATGGCCTGGGGGCTCAGCCTTTACTACCTGTTCGGCAAGATCGAGATGCTCGGCCGCCATGACGGCATCTCCGCCATTCCGCCGCTGTCGCTCGCCGGCTTTGAGCTGACCGATCCGCGTGCGATCCATTATGTGATCTGGGGCACGGTGATCGCGGCCGCGATCCTCACCCTGCACCTGCTCGACAGTCGCATCGGCCGCGCCATCCGCGCGCTACGGCGCGGCCAGTTGGCAGCGGAGTCGTTCGGCATCAATGTCGCGCGCATCAAGCTGATCGTGTTCGTCTATGCTGCGCTGCTCGCCGGGCTGTCGGGCTGGCTCTACGCCCACGTCCAGCGCACCGTGACGCCGACCCCGTTCGGCATATCGGCCGGCATCGAATATCTGTTCATGGCAGTGCTGGGTGGCGCCGGCCAAATCTGGGGTGCGATCGTCGGCGCCGGGCTGGTGACGCTGCTGAAGGAGGCGTTGCAGCGGCTGGTTCCGGCGCTGTTCGGCAACTCGGTTCAGATCGAAGGCGTGGTGTTCGGCATCGCGCTGGTGGCGCTGCTGCAGTTCGCCCGCGAAGGGCTGTGGCCGCACCTCGCCCGCATCCTGCCCGCACCGGTGCGGCTGGCGCCGAAAGCGGCGGAGGCGCTGGCCCGCCGCGCCTTTGGCGGCGACCGCAACCGGCCGCTGCTGGTGCTCGACGCCGCCCGCAAGCAGTTTGCCGGCCTGGTCGCGGTGAACGACGTGTCGTTCAAGGTCGGCCGCGGCGAGATCGTGGCGCTGATCGGCCCCAACGGCGCCGGCAAGAGCACCACCTTCAACCTGATCACCGGCGTCACCAAATTGACCGCCGGTACGGTTCGGTTCGATGAGGCGCCGATCAGCGGAACCTCGCCGCAGGTGATTGCTCGCCACGGCATCGCCCGCACCTTCCAGCACGTCAAGCTCAACCCCGACATGACGGTGTTGGAAAACGTCGCGCTCGGTGCCCATTTGCGCGGTCGCGCCGGCCTGATGGCCGCCATGCTGCGGCTCGACCGCCGCGACGAGGCGCGCCTGCTGGCGGAGGCGGCTTGCCAGATCGAGCGGATCGGACTGGCCGAGCACATGATGAAGCCGGCCGGCAGCCTCGCGCTCGGCCAGCAGCGCATGGTCGAGATTGCCCGTGCCCTGGCGATGGACCCCGAGCTCTTGCTTCTCGACGAGCCCGCCGCCGGCCTTCGCCACTTCGAGAAGGCCGCGTTGGCCGATCTGCTCGCCCGCCTCCGCGCCGAGGGCATGAGCATCCTGTTGGTCGAGCACGACATGGGCTTCGTGATGGGCCTCACCGACCACATCGTGGTGCTCGATTTCGGCACCAAGATCGCAGAAGGGCCGCCCGACGCGATCAAGACCCACCCCGCGGTGCTGGAAGCCTATCTCGGAGGCGCGGCATGA
- a CDS encoding acyl-CoA dehydrogenase: protein MSWRAPIDDILFTLTKVAPGPDGAPPLDRDDLAIIVDEAARFAEERVAPLDRIADTTGAKWADGTVTTPPGFRMAYADWAAAGWNAVSQSEEFGGSALPTAVGTATMELLTSACMSLSTLPVLSQGAADALEAHASAELKALYLPKLISGEWTGTMNLTEPQAGSDLALLRTKAVPAGDGTYRITGSKIFITFGEHDLATNIVHLVLARLPDAPSGVKGISLFVVPKFLPNPDGAPGGRNDVRCSGIEHKLGIKGSPTCTMVFGDGGGAVGWLVGEPHKGLACMFTMMNKARLLTGLQGVAIAEKATQLAQRYALERRQGKAAGFDGAAPIAAHPDVARTLARIQALTVSIRALAYSAAAAIDRAATADTDEARARAELRASLLTPIVKAFSTDAGCEVASSCVQIHGGMGFIEETGAAQLFRDIRIAPIYEGTNAIQAIDLVTRKIGRDGGGEVARVIAEARTDAASASMLLGGSAARVEAAIDALEAATAHLLAPTTAETDRLFVAPAYLRLFGIVLTGTLLARGAALAGEAEAHWPRLARVHAEELAVEASALLAQIASPSRRAEDYRALAGLG, encoded by the coding sequence ATGAGTTGGCGCGCGCCGATCGACGACATCCTGTTCACCCTCACCAAGGTCGCGCCCGGCCCCGATGGCGCACCGCCGCTCGACCGCGACGACCTCGCCATCATTGTCGATGAGGCCGCGCGCTTCGCCGAGGAGCGGGTGGCGCCGCTCGACCGCATCGCCGACACGACCGGCGCAAAATGGGCGGACGGCACCGTCACCACCCCGCCTGGATTCCGCATGGCCTATGCCGACTGGGCGGCGGCGGGCTGGAATGCGGTGTCGCAGTCGGAAGAATTCGGCGGCTCCGCCCTGCCGACCGCGGTCGGCACCGCCACCATGGAGCTGCTGACGTCGGCCTGCATGTCGCTGTCGACCCTGCCGGTGCTGTCGCAGGGCGCCGCCGACGCGTTGGAGGCCCACGCCTCCGCCGAGCTGAAGGCACTCTATCTGCCCAAGCTGATCTCCGGCGAATGGACCGGCACCATGAACCTCACCGAGCCGCAAGCCGGCTCGGACCTCGCGCTGCTGCGCACCAAGGCGGTGCCTGCGGGCGATGGCACCTACCGCATCACCGGATCGAAGATCTTCATCACCTTCGGCGAGCACGATCTCGCCACCAACATCGTGCATCTGGTGTTGGCGCGCCTGCCCGATGCGCCCTCGGGCGTGAAGGGCATCTCGCTGTTCGTGGTGCCGAAATTCCTGCCCAATCCGGACGGCGCGCCCGGCGGCCGCAACGACGTGCGCTGCAGCGGCATCGAGCACAAGCTCGGCATCAAGGGCTCGCCGACCTGCACCATGGTGTTTGGCGATGGCGGTGGCGCGGTCGGCTGGCTGGTCGGCGAGCCGCACAAGGGCCTTGCCTGCATGTTCACCATGATGAACAAGGCGCGCCTCCTCACCGGCTTGCAGGGCGTCGCCATCGCCGAGAAGGCGACCCAGCTGGCGCAGCGCTACGCGCTGGAGCGACGCCAGGGCAAGGCCGCCGGGTTCGACGGCGCGGCACCGATTGCGGCACACCCGGACGTGGCGCGCACGCTGGCGCGCATTCAGGCGCTCACGGTTTCGATCCGGGCGCTGGCCTATTCGGCCGCGGCGGCGATCGACCGCGCGGCAACCGCCGACACCGACGAGGCTCGCGCGCGCGCCGAGCTGCGCGCCAGCCTGCTGACGCCGATCGTCAAGGCGTTCTCCACTGACGCCGGCTGCGAGGTGGCATCGAGCTGCGTGCAGATCCACGGCGGCATGGGCTTCATCGAGGAAACCGGCGCCGCGCAGCTGTTCCGCGACATCCGCATCGCGCCCATCTATGAGGGCACCAACGCCATCCAGGCCATCGACCTCGTCACCCGCAAGATCGGGCGCGACGGCGGCGGCGAGGTGGCGCGGGTGATCGCGGAGGCGCGCACCGACGCTGCTTCGGCCAGCATGCTGCTCGGCGGCTCCGCCGCTCGGGTTGAAGCCGCGATCGATGCGCTGGAAGCCGCCACGGCCCACTTGCTCGCCCCCACCACCGCCGAAACCGACCGGCTGTTCGTCGCCCCGGCCTATCTGCGCCTGTTCGGCATCGTCCTCACCGGCACACTGCTGGCACGCGGCGCAGCACTGGCGGGCGAGGCGGAGGCGCACTGGCCGCGGCTGGCGCGGGTCCACGCCGAGGAACTGGCGGTGGAGGCCTCGGCGCTGCTGGCACAGATCGCCTCGCCCAGCCGCCGCGCCGAGGACTACCGGGCGCTCGCCGGGCTCGGCTGA
- a CDS encoding ArsR/SmtB family transcription factor produces MELENLSARAAEAEAFLKALANRYRLMVLCELHRGERSVGELQDMVGLSQSALSQHLARLRADALVATRRDGHTIFYSIASPGVSRVIAVLYDLYCADSCGRTSSRPAEIKQGKTT; encoded by the coding sequence ATGGAACTTGAAAATCTCAGCGCGCGGGCGGCGGAGGCCGAGGCCTTTCTCAAGGCGCTCGCCAATCGCTACCGGCTGATGGTGTTGTGTGAGCTGCACCGCGGCGAGCGCTCTGTGGGCGAGCTGCAGGATATGGTCGGCCTCAGCCAGTCGGCACTGTCGCAGCACCTCGCCCGCCTGCGCGCGGACGCGCTGGTGGCGACACGGCGCGACGGCCACACCATCTTCTATTCCATCGCCTCGCCCGGCGTGTCGCGGGTGATTGCCGTACTCTACGACCTTTATTGCGCCGACAGTTGCGGCCGGACGTCGTCGCGTCCGGCCGAGATCAAACAGGGGAAGACGACATGA
- a CDS encoding efflux RND transporter periplasmic adaptor subunit has protein sequence MRSHSLVVSLVFLLLPLVASAADVTVKSVPVEDWKAVFATVEPARQLVARARIGGTIEQLNVKEGDQIAAGAEVAVVADQKLVLQMQASDQRIRSQQAQRDQAKADFDRIAELKRRGVSSQTQLDQASTSLDVATLTLAAMQAERSVIEQQMKEGTVFAPGAGRVLTVPVSEGRVVLAGETIATLAEDRYILRLRLPERHAQSIHAGDLVRIGARGLGANGEEALRTGRVRLVYPEIQGGLVVADVDVEGLGNYFAGERTRVYVTTGQRSAIVVPVSAVYARAGANFVRLSDGTEAVVQPGEMRDGGVEILSGLRDGDVVVTR, from the coding sequence ATGCGCTCGCATTCGCTCGTCGTCAGTCTGGTTTTCCTGCTCCTTCCATTGGTCGCATCGGCGGCGGACGTCACCGTCAAATCGGTGCCGGTCGAGGATTGGAAGGCGGTGTTCGCCACCGTCGAGCCGGCACGCCAGCTCGTCGCCCGCGCCCGCATCGGCGGCACCATCGAACAGCTCAATGTCAAGGAGGGCGACCAGATCGCCGCCGGCGCCGAGGTCGCCGTGGTGGCTGACCAGAAGCTGGTGCTGCAGATGCAGGCCTCCGATCAGCGTATTCGCTCGCAGCAGGCGCAGCGCGACCAGGCCAAGGCGGATTTCGACCGCATCGCCGAGCTGAAACGCCGCGGCGTCAGCTCGCAAACCCAGCTTGACCAGGCCAGCACTTCGCTGGACGTCGCGACGCTGACGCTTGCCGCCATGCAGGCCGAGCGCAGCGTGATCGAGCAGCAGATGAAGGAGGGCACGGTGTTCGCCCCAGGCGCGGGCCGGGTGCTGACGGTTCCGGTGTCGGAAGGGCGGGTGGTGCTGGCCGGCGAGACCATCGCGACATTGGCCGAGGACCGCTACATTCTCCGTCTGCGGCTGCCCGAGCGACACGCCCAGTCGATTCATGCCGGCGACCTTGTCCGGATTGGCGCCCGCGGCCTTGGCGCCAATGGCGAGGAAGCGCTGCGGACCGGACGCGTTCGTCTCGTCTATCCCGAAATCCAGGGCGGCCTTGTCGTCGCCGACGTCGATGTCGAAGGTCTCGGCAATTATTTCGCCGGCGAGCGCACTCGCGTCTACGTGACCACCGGCCAGCGCAGCGCCATCGTTGTGCCGGTGTCCGCGGTCTATGCCCGTGCCGGCGCGAACTTCGTTCGCCTGAGCGACGGCACCGAAGCCGTCGTCCAGCCTGGGGAAATGCGCGACGGCGGAGTCGAGATCCTGTCCGGTCTTCGCGACGGCGACGTGGTGGTGACGCGATGA
- a CDS encoding branched-chain amino acid ABC transporter permease — protein MDSTILLFLLQDGITNGAIYALLGIALVVVFAVTRVIFIPQGEMVAFGALTYALLEAGQLPGTVWLLLCFGVAAFAFDLVAALRARAGAGPILKAAAVDLVVPGLAVAAAMAIAGGGYGTTMHAAITLALITPLGPLLYKLAFRPIASASVLTLLITAVGVHLALVGLGLAVFGAEGLRAPAMSELSVELGPLLVSGQTIAVYLLAAISILALWLFFERTLWGKALRATAVNRLGARLVGIRTSFAGSLAFALAALVGALSGVLIAPMTTIYYDTGFLIGLKGFVAAIIGGLASHPVTALAALAVGSIESLASFFASDLKEIVVFSLIIPVLVWRSLTETHVEEED, from the coding sequence GTGGACAGCACGATTCTGCTCTTTCTCCTTCAGGATGGTATCACGAACGGCGCGATCTATGCCCTGCTCGGCATTGCGCTGGTCGTGGTGTTCGCCGTCACCCGGGTGATCTTCATTCCGCAGGGCGAGATGGTCGCGTTCGGCGCGCTCACCTATGCGCTGCTGGAGGCGGGGCAACTGCCGGGCACGGTATGGCTGCTGCTCTGCTTTGGCGTTGCGGCTTTTGCGTTTGACCTCGTCGCGGCGCTGCGCGCGCGCGCCGGGGCCGGTCCGATCCTCAAGGCGGCGGCGGTCGATCTGGTGGTGCCGGGGCTGGCGGTGGCGGCAGCCATGGCGATTGCCGGCGGCGGCTATGGCACAACGATGCACGCCGCCATCACCTTGGCGCTGATCACCCCGCTCGGCCCCCTGCTCTACAAGCTGGCGTTCCGGCCGATTGCCTCGGCCTCGGTGCTGACGCTGCTGATCACCGCCGTCGGCGTGCATCTTGCGCTAGTGGGGCTGGGCCTGGCGGTGTTCGGCGCCGAGGGCCTGCGCGCGCCGGCGATGTCCGAGCTGTCGGTCGAACTCGGACCGCTACTCGTGTCCGGCCAGACCATCGCCGTCTACCTCCTCGCCGCCATCTCGATCCTGGCGCTGTGGTTGTTCTTCGAGCGCACGCTGTGGGGCAAGGCGCTGCGCGCCACCGCGGTCAACCGGCTCGGCGCGCGGCTGGTCGGCATTCGCACCTCGTTCGCCGGATCGCTGGCGTTCGCACTCGCGGCGCTGGTCGGCGCACTGTCCGGCGTGCTGATCGCGCCGATGACCACCATCTACTACGACACCGGCTTTCTCATCGGCCTCAAGGGCTTCGTCGCCGCCATCATCGGCGGCCTCGCCAGCCATCCGGTCACCGCACTCGCGGCCCTGGCGGTCGGCAGCATCGAGTCGCTGGCGTCCTTCTTCGCCTCCGATCTCAAGGAGATCGTGGTGTTCAGCCTGATCATCCCGGTGCTGGTGTGGCGGTCGCTGACCGAGACCCACGTCGAAGAAGAGGATTGA
- a CDS encoding ABC transporter ATP-binding protein produces the protein MTAPLLDIAGASISYGKVQAVRGVSLTVACGEIVTVIGANGAGKSTLLNAAIGALAADGAIRFMGEDITRLDVEDRVARGLLLVPERRELFSTMTVEDNLVLGGFRVPRGIARDTIAEVYDRFPRLKERRDQLAGTMSGGERQMLAIGRALMSRPKLLMLDEPSLGLAPRIVADIFRIIADLRSTGVSILLVEQNARAALAAADRAHVMELGEVSVSGPAAELARDDRIIQSYLGFH, from the coding sequence ATGACGGCCCCCCTGCTCGATATCGCCGGCGCCTCGATCTCCTACGGCAAGGTCCAGGCGGTGCGCGGGGTGTCGCTCACCGTTGCGTGCGGCGAGATCGTCACGGTGATCGGCGCCAACGGCGCCGGCAAGTCGACCTTGCTAAACGCCGCCATCGGCGCGCTCGCCGCCGACGGCGCCATCCGCTTCATGGGCGAGGATATCACCCGGCTCGACGTCGAGGACCGGGTGGCGCGTGGCCTGCTTCTGGTGCCGGAGCGGCGCGAGCTGTTCTCCACCATGACGGTGGAGGACAATCTGGTGCTCGGCGGTTTTCGCGTGCCACGCGGAATCGCCCGCGACACCATCGCCGAGGTCTATGACCGCTTCCCCCGCCTCAAGGAGCGCCGCGACCAGCTCGCCGGCACCATGTCCGGCGGCGAGCGGCAGATGCTGGCGATCGGCCGGGCGCTGATGAGCCGGCCGAAGCTGTTGATGCTCGACGAACCGAGCCTGGGGCTGGCGCCGCGCATCGTCGCCGACATTTTCCGCATCATCGCCGATCTGCGCTCAACCGGGGTTTCGATCCTGCTGGTCGAGCAGAACGCCCGGGCCGCCCTCGCCGCCGCCGACCGCGCCCACGTCATGGAACTCGGCGAGGTCAGCGTGTCGGGACCAGCGGCCGAACTCGCCCGCGACGACCGCATCATCCAGAGTTATCTCGGCTTTCATTGA
- a CDS encoding MarR family winged helix-turn-helix transcriptional regulator yields MSVRKGSRQPVAPLEGTRRGGAPARSAAIDEADDAATDTDALDLSGLNAVVGYALRRAQLAVFEDFIARFAVLDLKPAQYSVLLVIGENPGRKQAEIAATLGIQRPNFVAMLDELERRGLAERMPSATDRRSHALVLTRAGNDLLARARALQDEQERELARRLGPGGRETLVALLQRLV; encoded by the coding sequence ATGAGCGTGAGAAAAGGCAGTCGGCAGCCGGTGGCGCCGCTGGAGGGGACGCGGCGCGGCGGTGCGCCGGCGCGTAGCGCGGCGATCGATGAGGCTGACGACGCGGCGACCGATACCGACGCGCTCGACCTCTCCGGTCTCAACGCGGTGGTTGGCTATGCGCTGCGACGGGCGCAGCTCGCGGTGTTCGAGGACTTCATCGCGCGGTTTGCCGTGCTCGACCTCAAGCCGGCGCAGTATTCGGTGCTGCTGGTGATCGGCGAAAATCCCGGGCGCAAGCAGGCCGAGATCGCCGCGACGCTCGGCATCCAGCGTCCCAACTTCGTCGCCATGCTCGATGAGCTGGAGCGGCGCGGCCTAGCCGAGCGCATGCCGTCGGCCACTGACCGCCGCTCGCACGCGCTGGTGCTGACCCGCGCCGGCAACGACCTGCTGGCGCGCGCCCGTGCGCTGCAGGACGAGCAGGAGCGCGAACTGGCCCGCCGCCTCGGCCCCGGCGGCCGCGAGACATTGGTCGCGCTGCTGCAGCGGCTGGTGTGA